In Plectropomus leopardus isolate mb chromosome 17, YSFRI_Pleo_2.0, whole genome shotgun sequence, the DNA window GAAAGTTCCACTATTGAGAAACCTTAtggtggatattttttttcattgtacttACTCAGGGATACTCCAGGACGTTTGTTTGTGCTTGAAGTcgtttattttgttgtcaagCTGCTGAGTGGGCCCTAAAAGAGCAGAAAGTTCACATTTTACTTAAACAAAACCACTTTAAAGCAAGATAAATGTCTGCAGGATCTCTGCGGTGTTATTACAGTGTCCTACCTGTCCGTCGCTGGGTGACCAGTTTGCTTGGACCTCTTGTTATTGTGTACATCATGCGCAAGAGAAGTCACCTGTAAACTTTGgcactttgaaataaaaaaaaaaaaaaaagaagtccaGGTGGAGCAGATACAGGTGGAGCAGATTCCGGTGGAGCAGAGCAACTTTAAAGGCTCTTTAAAGTTATACACATTCCTCCAGGATATGTCGGTGTATAAATACGTATCTTGATGTGTCAGTATTCCAAATTTCACTCACAGAGCAACAGTTCATCCACGGAGCTGACCACGAAACTACACAGACAGACCAACCGCGCAGAAAACAGAACCATACGCCGCGTTCCTCTCCACGTAAAACCAGCAGCCGGGGCGCATCTCATCCACagaccctccctctctctctctcacctgctTTTACACCAGCAGTCCAAACACTTAACTCACTTTAGTGCTTTAGTGTCCTGCACCGCCACAATGTCACATAACCTGAAACTGCGACTGTCATTCATAAGACATTGGACGCACACCGTCAAAGCGCTCCATTTCTCAACGTCCTTACACGCCTCCCTCGGCGCTTTAAAGAGACAGTGTCCCAGGATAGTAGCAAATCTGTGACACCGACTACAGACTGAGGTCCACTATTTTCTTCCCTTGTTCCCTTATTCGAGTTGCATTAGTTTTCCTGCAAATTTGTGACctgtttaatcatttttttacaaGGGCGTAACTTTGGTTTGAGAAGCGggggataaaataaaaagcaagatgTCTGGGGCTCCACCCctatgataaataaatagataaataaaagcaatttgAATCTAATATCCTGCATTTCTATGTACATTTCGGGACagtaatcaaaacaaaatagtaatctttttttttttaaagtatagtctataagaggaaaaaacagcagctcaAATCACTTTCTCAGCCAGAATTTGACAGCTGGCCAAACAGTGGCAGAATcctcaaaacaaagaaataactgTTGTCATAATGGATTTCTGCTCTACATGCACTCATAACacttcagcaaaaaaaaaaaaaaaaaaaagattaggaTACTTAGTAATCTGTTTTCTGTCCATCTGAACACATGAAACCacctaatgataataatgacaatatttgGTGTTATCAGGccttttttcagcaaaaaacatgaggtaattcatttttaatggtgattaaCTCATATCAATGAAtaaagtgatgttttaaaacttattgcatatgtatttgtatgttatttGTCAACACTACTCAGAATATCATACATTTCTGAAGTATCTTCAGAAAACCACATGTATTAACCTCCTGAGATTAATATTCCATGAACATAATGAATAAAATGGATTATAAACTGACTGtattattagaaaatcaaatcagaacagTATTTCTCAATTTAACCAATACTTAATTGTCACTCTCAGTGACACTTATAAGTAAAATAACATCTTACATTTACTTTGAACacagttgaaaaacaaatgatgtaCTTTTACAGTACAATTAAGAGATTAGAATGTGCAAAACACTTCTTCCTTGCATCATGGTCGgccatgcttgttaaaaaagggGGGCAGGGCTTTAATGCAGTCGATTTTAGATTATGTGGAACACTGTGGTTGGCTCACAGACATCCTATTAAATAATTTGTGATGATGACAGTAATCATAGATCTAGCATCCTAGTAGAGTTAGATTTATTAGAATTTATGTGGATCTAAATGagttaagcacatttttttgtggtaaaaaaaccaaacatagaAAATGTCTTTGGGGGGATTGAGTGACAAATACATCACAGGGTACAATATCCCTCATCACTCCTATGTCACTGTTCAgtgtaacataaaaatattaaatgcttTCAGGTGAGTTAAACCTGTAGAATGGGAATATTTTCGATGGGGGTCGTTTGTGTGCTCCCTTATGTGTGGCCCCTATCTGCCCAACGTCTCTGTGTTTACAGTACACGCAGGTGAGCTCAGGTGcaatcacatacacacacccatgcTTGTGCAGCAAGGCTTTACTATGTACTAATGGAGCGTGTGATGGATTAAAAAATGGGTTGAGAAAGAGATCCAGAAAGCCattgacagaaataaatacaaaatctcATACActaatactttttaaaactttaataatTAGGATTTTCACTTAAAAGGCATTATTGACCTCTATCAGCAAACTGGATTTACATTCTATAGATTTATTTCAGCCAAAAATATAACACaagatgttttgatgtgtgAGCCTATGATTTGGGAAATGACAGGcaagagaagtttttttttttaaatttaatctcTGAGAAACAAATTGTTGGTAAGAAGTGACTGAGATGAAGTTGTTAGATTAGTTGTTAGATGTTAGAATGACCTCAAGCAcaataactctttaaaaacttcaaaataaaaggctgATTCAGATATTCTTTAAATTAATATCTTTAAATGTGActgttttcaaacaaaacaattaagttacattcaaattaaatgaggGGAATGAGTAGCTCTCCCTCTAAATCATATTCCTGGCACAGTGACGAATTCTCTGAAGCAGCATTTGACCTTCTTGTGACCTTGAAATTAACCTTTCAGTCAGTGTCAGATCtataaatttgaattaaaaaattgcAGGTTTTACAGTATCTAGTCaaacattttgtcagttttcctttttgggggggatttatAATATGTTAAAGACATTATTTCatacaaattattttgcaaTTATTGTTATCATGttcagattttctttctctcaacaATGAAGCACACAATGAAAAACTATTTCAACTCAAAGTTTCCATGTATTTGTGCAGCTGTGGCACTTAATGCAAAAGGCAAGTTTCTGCACACAATTTAGCATCATTATGTCAACTTGTAGAATATTAACAAGACACCTTTTAGAGTCTATTATTGAATAAACATCATAATAGCAGGCATTGATGTGATGATAATACATGTATGTCTAATGTTACAACTAGATACACTGATGTCTCTTTAAAGCCTCTGAAAGATCCACACACAAGGTAGAAAAGATCTTTAAGGTAACGTAATCCTAATCCCTGGTCCAGGACAGTTGGAGGTATTGCTGCTGGTAGTAGGATAAAGATAAGGAAGTATGCAGTTGAATCTTCATGTTTAATGTGTCTGTTGGTTTAAAGGGAAATTACCTGTATGCCAGCTACAGGCAATGACGTGTTCTTACCTCTACAATAAATCATACATGGATTTCTTTAAAGCTTGGATTGTTTGATTGCCGCTACAGAGCTAGTTAGCACCAAAATTCTGGATTTCTTCAACGGTACAATTaactttaatttcatatttcagtattttaagtTCTCTAAGAAGATGTGAGTTTCCAACTTTCGATTTGTTTATTAGGAAAGTGTAAAATTTGATCTTTTTCACTTTGGAAACACTTGCTATTTGAATCCTCCctgtatgtttatatgtgtgtttgatcATTCAGTAATGAGGATCACAGTCTTCCAGCAGACTGTCAGTGATGTAGCCAACCTTCAGCATGTTTTGGTAGTAGTCTTTCTCCACAGCAGTGTTGACAGTCCAACCCACCACCTCCACACCTCGCTCTGCCCAGTACTGAACGTAGTCCCTAAGTGGAAGGAGTAGGAACATAAAATACAGATCAGCAGATAAAGAACAATCCCAACAGCCTGACAGATATTTCTGATAACAAATAATACATGATAAAGAACAGTGAACCCCTTGGACAAAGCATCATTTACTTATGACTAGGAAAAGTAATCAATAGTGTTAATCTTTAGAAATATGAAGGTGATCAGATCAAATTATTGATGAGATATGAAGCAAAGTCTAACTGGGAGATGAGCAAGATCATTGGTCAGGACGTCCGTGACCCCTTTAGAGTCCACAGAGTTACATCAAGGGGTCTACCTAATTATTGTTTAatagttttttgaaaatttttaatTGACTGAAAATACATATTAATTTGAATTCAACATATTATCAAAGGGAATTTTAAGAGATTCTGCAGTGTACTGAAGCAGCTGTTTCTGCttaaactttatgtttttatacatcATTTTCTGTATGCCTAATAGAACATCCTGCCATTGATCATGCCTGTTTTTGAAATTGAGCACCAATGCAGCATTAAGTCTctgtaaacagacagacaagaatcataatgcataaaataaaacataaaaacatcctGCCTTTTTGCGTGCAGAGCAAAAATACAAGagtgatgcacacacaaaaagttcACTCTTCACATCATGTGGGACAGTGTTTAACCCCGTCACTTTCACACAGACTGACACcgaacaataaaacaaattcagtTTCACCTACAGTGAGATGAAGTCTTTTTGAACGAGGATGGCAGAGACACCACAGAGTTTCCACAGTATGTGGTGATGGGCCCAGTCCAACAAGACGTCCAGAACCCCCAGCCACAGCTGACTCGATGTCGACAGGGACCGAGCGGTGCCATCGCCAAAGCGGCTCAGTCTCCAGGGGCGGTGGATGAGAGCTGTCACCACGTTGGGGTCAGTCTGACGCATCTGTGGGCCAGAAAAGTCAGAGgtcaaataaaggcagaaaatagTGTCAACATATAAATAAGGGTCTGAAACGGTCTCATCATAGTTTACTTTTATGATTATGTGTGTGATGGTTGAAGATTAACGCAGCAGCTTTCTAGAAAGGCACGTCATAGTAGGTATTAGCTAAAAAAGAGAGCCATGAATATTACAGTTTTCTTACAGTTTTATTGGTGTGCCAATGCTCCATTcagagacaataaataaattatgtagcaaataaacaaagaagcaagtatgcaaataaataaaattaggaaaagaaaaagaaaaccattcATTCAAATACATTAGATAAACATCTGAACATTGAAATAGCGTTTTAAATATGATCATTTGAGTTATATTATAtagtcatattttttgttaccTTGTAAATGACTTTGGGTTCAAAAGAGCAAACAACGCTAGAATTGTAAAGGACAGGAAACTTCTTATACATCTCATGGAGCACTGCTGCAGCctagaaaagaggaaaatgtattaaaatctaCCCAAGAACGGGagaaatgataaataaagaaatgagaaatgagATTACTGAAATTAGTGTCTCCTAAAAGAACCAGGGTCTGCCATGTTAGGGCTGTATATTCAGCACCTTATCAGGTTGATCTTTGACATCAAAGAAGATGGTCAGCTGGTGTCTGATGCATTCCTCCACTGCCTCCTGCAGAGTCGGGACCTTCTCAATGCTGAACTTGTccctggagaaaaaaagtaactgcTATAGTTCAGTGATATACAAATGTTCATTTCTTAATCAGTTACTCACCCAGTGCTACATTCATTTGCGgggaaaactttgtttttctctgtacatcccaaacagacagccctttccgaGGGTGACCTGAAGTGAAAGTTAGTGATActctcaaaatgtatttttacctcactaaacacaggagctgctggtctaacaCTGCCCCGTtcagttattattttgtgttattgtaacTCTGCTGAATCCAAACTCATCccttaaaaacaccaaagtcaaacaaaataCTGATCGAGGCAGTGGCACGGCAGCAGCTCCAGtattcagcgaggtaaaattactgtttttatcaatggagtctggctttgaagagagcatggATAAGTTCACTTTCAGATCAGTTCCCTGtcggaaagggctgtctgttcgGGAAATACTGAGGAAAAGACTTGGGAAAGGATGAGGAtcagacttggattatactgcacgagctgtgtgagagtttttaaatgcatgttttgatatagttttgctgttgttcaacACTGACCCCTTTTAATTCAATCAATTATACATGTTctctgttttcacattttttgtgagaaaaattCTCttcacaaatgtaacataacaataatgacaaattgatatacaaatggtgaTTTGGGTGgtaaagttttcctttaaggCAAAACTAAGGTAACACTACAGCTGTATCACACTTTCATGAACTAAGTCTGTTTCTCTTGCTAACTTATTTTACATCCTTAAAATGTGTGAGAATAGATACTTTAAATGGTGACATATGAATGAGGCTCATTTATGAAACTCAAAATTTTTAGCATTAAGTGAACGAGTGATGTGCGTCTTGTATCATAGACACACcgtcttttgtttctttatttaagtattaaatCACAAGCTTAAAGGAGtagaaatgacatttaaatatgCTGCATACTTCAGCCTGTGACGAGCGGCAGCATCAAGTCTCTTAAGCTGGACCAATTGCAGTTTGCTAACTGGTCCAGAGCCGTTGGTAGTGCGGTCCACAGTCTCATCGTGCATCAGTACTGGCACCTCATCAGCTGTGAAACTCAGGTCCAGCTCAACTCCAGTGGCTCCGTTTCTGCTGGCCTAAAGTGAGACATCACAgggagacaaaagaaaaataaaatcttcgCAAAATGCCACTGTATGATGTAATTGTCTCCTCACATTATTAAAAGAGGGTTGACTTTAGATAATACTAACATACATATTACCCAGAATTCATCAATGTCTCATGTatatgagaaaaaatacaaaaaaaaaatctaattttatatatatatatatatatatatatatatatatatatatatatatatatatatatatatatatatatataatatataatatatatatattacacagtttatttataatatatgtAGAATAAACATATATTTCATACTAAATTTTGTTATAGGTTGCTGCTGACTACTGGCAAAGTTTGGGACTATTGTAAAAGTGCAATATGACCCATTTCAATATTCAGTAACCACTGACATTATAGAGATTAGCAGCCCGTAAATATTTActgtcacaacaaaacaaaacaactaacaGTTGTGAAAGTTGTGACTGGATGTCCAAGACACACTGGATTTGGTTTGATgtcaatatattaaaaatgagcAAGTTATTGATATCACAACCATTAAGTGTACATATCTAAGGCAGTAGGTCACTAATAATGATGGTAAGGGATTTTTGGAGGGCTCTTTGCCACAAACTGACAGCTGTGATAGTTGTGACAGGATGTCACAGACACATgagaagtgttttttaaattccattgGTTTATAAAATGGTCCTccaatcaaattaattaaaagctgTGAAAATTGTCGTGTGAAGTCCAATTCTTACTGTGGACACAAACTTCTATCATTAAACCGCTGTTCAATATTCTCTCGTCTACCCTCaattaaaagtgttttgggCGTTTCGGTGTATTTTTCTCCCTGGAACAGCCCCTGGAGTACTGCATGTAGGCCTACTCCGAGTTTAGAGGGCAAAGCAGCTCATATCTTAATGGCCACTGTACATTAAGCTTTGAAAGCAGTTTTCTCTAAATTATAGCTCACTGACAATCATATGTAGGCTAATATGAAATCTTTTGCTCAATAttcttatcagaaaaacaatgcTGACATTAGAATTGCCCCTTTTGAACAATGTATTgcctaaaaacagttttttactttaatttagatttttattcataaatattGAGAACATTTTGAGTACATCTGAatgattatatatattgtaattaCAGCCTAGTGCTAAGTGCATGTAGGACAGTTATGAGACACCACAAGCACTGCTGACTCAGCAACTGCAGTATGTAAAAAGACAGATTAAGCGTgagaaaggatttttttttaggtttgtgtATGATTGCAGATGTAGACATGGAGATGGCATTAATCTATATAAGTGCATTTTCAAGGGCACATTAGAATACACAATGAGCCACTGATCTGATGAAAACCTAACCAGCTAGTCTTCCTCTGCTTGCTCACACTGCAGAATGAGAAATCACGACATGCAAAGCTCGAGCAGCgtataaatataattatgacaCAAAACACCTCATAAAATCGCCCCAATATTGCTTTGAGTTACCTGCATTACTCTAttgttacagaaacaaaatatgcaaattattTGGGTATTAAATATATCTAACCTACATTTCATATTTCACAGGTAAAATGCACGTGCACATCTCCATATTATCAGTTTGACAGATGAGCGCATCACCTCTCTGATCGCTGCCATGGTGTTCTCCGGTGCGTCGTGGCTGCCTCCGCGGTGCGCCACCACCGGCACACCGCCCGATGGAGCCCTGGGCCGGAGCACGCGGCCGGCCTGGTCCGCTGGCACCGGAGGAAACCGGAACATCACCATGAAGACATAGAGGAATGCGGTGAGGAGGGAGGCCCCCGTGGGGCTCCGCGTCCCCAACATCATCAGCAGAAACACGGCCGAGAAATACACCACCTCATCCCCGATCTGAAGCATGATGAGCGGTGTTTGTGTCACGATCCAAACGAAGGGTGCACGAGTCCTTGTTTAGAAAGAAGCCATGGATGGAGCTGCAGCTGTTCCGCACTCAGGTGGCTACATGGTGGAGGGTCAGAGAGCAGATCACATACAGATGGCCGAGTATGAGCAGTTTCACTTCGTGATTGtgcagaggaaggaggaggcGGCGTCACTGCTATCGTCAATGTCAAGTCTGaaaaattaaaggtccagtgtgtaagatttagagcAGTGACCCTCAACctacggcccgcgggccaaatctgagGAGGAAGGAAAACCTCAGAGGGAAACCTGCGCTGATGACAGTAGGAATATGCAAACTGGCCCCAGCCCTCTGCCAGCGGATACAAACTCAAAACTTACTTGCTGTGTGACAACAGTGCTAAAAACTGCACCACTGTGCCACCATAGACCTAAAGATATTTAGAAACACCCTATCagaatattcaaaataaaaatgactattaACCTACACCGTGCCATGTGTTTTAGAATATATGCTTTAggagaaatgtgcaaaaatgctaTTTTGGTTTTTACCAAATTATTACTGTTACATACAGTATTCAAAAATTTAATTCCATGTTTAAGAGATTGGTTTATTTCAATGTAATTCTTATTTACACAccttaacattacattttttttcttaccaaactactaagaaacatttttatttcaaagacaACAATCTGCTGAGAGTTTGGATGCAGGACTGTTCAGAGAGATCTATGACTGTATCAGTAAATCATTTAAGACACCCAGTGCATTAAAAAcctgtttcttttcattaaaaccaaacatctGAACCAAAGGAATGCAATTAAAGGAACGAATGCCCAAAAACTGGTCTTGAACAAATGGTAAAGGTAAAAGGCACATTGAAAAATTcaccttaaaattaaaaaaaaaaacattaactcaCCGGCATTAGGCGAATGAATTTAAGCGGAGTACCTAAAAGAtgactgaattttattttaaggtgaccaaaaatgctccattgtaTTAGTGGTTGTTCATCAATATTGTACTTTAAGGTGAGTCTCTTTGAATTAAGGCTTCCTGTCATTCAGGACACTGCTGTGGTCTCTGTGGGCAGTAACCtgatgtgctgcagcagctggtcGCAGTAGAGAGGACTCCGCTGTTTGTCTCTCACTGCGTCCACCTCCCTCTTCAGAAGAGCCGGGTGGACCGAGCTGCCTTTCTTCAGGATCTCtggacaaacaagacaaaaccaAAGATACAAACCAGACAGGATTTAGCACTCAGGATATgagataaaagagaaaacactcaaataaaagtaaaacattctGTACCAAAAATGAACATCCACCTTAAAAGACTGTAGTAGCAACTGACATCGAAAGCACAAAAACTAGTATTTATCTTCTCATTTAActttgcaagaaaaacaataagcctatttcccaaaatgccaaaatattcatttaagttTAATTTCTTAGAGAGACTTAAGGGGAAACTTAGGGGAGACTCCAGATCTTCATACAGATATAATATGTAACTTTTCTGCATTACAATGTCTAAAAACAACTGGATCAATACTGTTTATTTTGCTGAGTTGTTACATGCAGATAATtgcggctcctggtaaaaacctcatAAACATATGGATCTTAGATTATCAGAGAAACAAGCTAGCAAAACATTAGCTGCAGCTTGGCTCCAGCCACTGCTATGTCACGCCGCATTGTAGcaactttgatttttaatgtgaaactgctttattcaatgtttttaccaGTTCAAATCACTGGGTGCGCTTGctttgaagaggaggagacctctgcagataattcagctccctgTAAAAATCTCCCAAACATCTGGGTCttatggtattaaaaaaaaaaagttgagcacGCATAAGCAAGAGTTGGGCCAGCAGCACCTCCATGAGGAGCTGAACAGCactgcagaaacactgatttttaacatcaaactgcaacctctgtggataatttggtcaaaggaatcctaaccaggaGAAACTGACTGCAGTTACAGCACTGCTCAGTCCTTTGTCATGCtgcagaaaattacatattctAGGTTTAAATCTAGCTATCAAAACTTGTGATCTTTAGTGTATGGTAAATGGAATACCTTTGTCTTTCCCAGTCGTCTGACCACTTAAAGCAGTTTCCctttacatgtcacattcacccattcacacgcTCATTCATACACTGTTGGTCGAGGCTACTgtgcaaggtgccacctgctattcagtaaccaatcacacacactcacacaccgatGGCGCAGctttgggagcaatttggggttcagtgtcttAGCCAAGAATACCTCGACATGTTGACTGATGAACCCGAGGGTCGAATCACCGATCTTACAACTAGtggatgacctgctctacctcagAGCCACAACCGCCCCTGCATCAAAGggagtaataataaaatgtagcctttttttccccctcttgtTGGTTTTGGCAGTCAATTGGATTAATTTCTCTCCTAAAACACATAAACCTGAAACAGTTTACCTTAAAACCCAAATTCAATACAGATTAAGGTTTTAGTTTCTAGATTACAGGCAAATAGATCCCTATCCTGATGTTTTCTGTGGTAACACAGTCAAAAGATGCCAGCAGATGGCAGTGATGACCCGCACTGTATCACCTCTGCAACTTTGTGcaggtgctgtttttttccactgggAGGCGATAATCCTCTGTTCAAAACGTTTCCCTCCACTGTTCCCACACCTTCTGCTGATCTGCAGAGGTATATCAGATTTCTTGAATTGCAGTCTATGGGTAAATGCTTTGGAAACCACAATACAAAAGTGCTGTTCCAGTGTTGACACGCCGTCACTCTGGATGAGTTAGCTCATGTAAACTCATCATCTGATACCCGCCTTTGTTCTTCAAGGAGATGGAGGGGATTTTTAGCTTTTGTGTATACTGTACTCAGATGGGATGGAGGTGGTGAGGTGGGACTTTGAATTAATGGAGAACAATGATGACTTGTGAGAAGTGAGTGATACCCGTGCCAACAGTCTGTGTGATTGAGCAGGTAGCGGCCTTGCTGCCAGGACGGTGGGATTATCAGGGTGGAAGACTGGAACAGTGAGAGCAGGAGGGATGAGACAGAGGGGGGTTGGCGGTGCTGTCCGTCATGCTGTCAGGACATGCTGCACACATCAAGCCACTTCAGAGATATGCGTTTGAAATTCAAGAAGCATAAGAATGGGATCAACTATTAAAAGGAacaaagagagatagagaggaagaaagagagcgaggaggggaaaaaaaaagaagcttcaAACAGAGCTGTGCATGAGAGAGAG includes these proteins:
- the LOC121957067 gene encoding glycerophosphodiester phosphodiesterase 1-like — encoded protein: MLQIGDEVVYFSAVFLLMMLGTRSPTGASLLTAFLYVFMVMFRFPPVPADQAGRVLRPRAPSGGVPVVAHRGGSHDAPENTMAAIREASRNGATGVELDLSFTADEVPVLMHDETVDRTTNGSGPVSKLQLVQLKRLDAAARHRLKDKFSIEKVPTLQEAVEECIRHQLTIFFDVKDQPDKAAAVLHEMYKKFPVLYNSSVVCSFEPKVIYKMRQTDPNVVTALIHRPWRLSRFGDGTARSLSTSSQLWLGVLDVLLDWAHHHILWKLCGVSAILVQKDFISLDYVQYWAERGVEVVGWTVNTAVEKDYYQNMLKVGYITDSLLEDCDPHY